In Propionicimonas paludicola, a single window of DNA contains:
- a CDS encoding amidohydrolase family protein: MSEVVVYSADVIVPVTAPAVRNGAVAVADGRILHLGTRDWVLSVLDGHADVREVHWPGVLLPGLINAHTHLQYTRMASVGLHQYHGFDDWGQAFDAAYSVDGHRWDEAAADGARLSIAAGVTGLADVVTDLPAVSALHDHGLRGVAYWEIYGWANERWRREGLARIEAELDQVPTPPARGVSPHAPYSLDVEPLLDLPDLARRRGARLHIHLGESKLEELNPSAARDDAWRSVDAESYRALRRDGFDASATDFVDQLGVLGPDCHIAHGVYLNAHDRAVLRARMTAVALCPRSNAVIGLDEPPVAAHLREGNLIAVGTDSLASCPSLDLLADVAELHRLAQRQGYSEPDLANRLLRAATLGGAVALGMSTGPDRVGQLQVGSLADLVFVDVPADGVREAIENVVRDGAGRVAATLLGGELAASTPTWAARAGQPEGSA; the protein is encoded by the coding sequence ATGAGCGAGGTGGTGGTCTACTCGGCGGACGTGATCGTCCCGGTCACGGCCCCGGCCGTGCGCAACGGTGCCGTCGCCGTTGCCGACGGACGGATCCTGCATCTGGGCACCCGGGACTGGGTGCTGTCGGTGCTGGACGGGCATGCGGACGTCCGCGAGGTGCACTGGCCCGGTGTCCTGCTCCCCGGCCTGATCAACGCCCACACCCACCTGCAGTACACCCGGATGGCGTCGGTCGGCCTGCACCAGTACCACGGCTTCGACGACTGGGGGCAGGCCTTCGACGCTGCCTACTCCGTCGACGGCCATCGCTGGGACGAGGCCGCCGCGGACGGAGCCCGGCTCTCGATCGCGGCCGGGGTCACCGGACTGGCTGACGTGGTCACCGACCTGCCCGCGGTCAGCGCTCTGCACGACCACGGTCTGCGCGGGGTCGCCTACTGGGAGATCTACGGCTGGGCGAACGAGCGCTGGCGCCGGGAGGGGCTGGCCCGGATCGAGGCCGAACTCGACCAGGTGCCGACGCCGCCGGCCCGCGGCGTCTCGCCGCATGCCCCGTACTCGCTGGACGTCGAGCCGCTGCTCGACCTGCCCGACCTGGCCCGCCGCCGCGGTGCCCGGCTGCACATTCATCTGGGTGAGTCGAAGCTGGAGGAGCTGAACCCCAGCGCCGCCCGCGATGACGCCTGGCGCTCGGTGGACGCCGAGAGCTATCGGGCGCTGCGCCGCGACGGCTTCGACGCCAGTGCCACCGACTTCGTCGACCAGCTCGGCGTCCTGGGTCCGGACTGCCACATCGCCCACGGGGTCTACCTGAACGCCCACGACCGGGCCGTGCTCCGAGCGCGGATGACCGCGGTGGCACTGTGCCCGCGCTCGAACGCCGTGATCGGGCTGGACGAGCCGCCGGTGGCTGCCCATCTCCGCGAGGGCAACCTGATCGCGGTCGGCACCGACTCGCTGGCGTCCTGTCCGTCGCTGGACCTGCTGGCCGACGTGGCCGAGCTGCATCGGCTCGCTCAGCGCCAGGGCTACTCCGAACCTGATCTGGCGAACCGGCTGCTTCGGGCCGCGACCCTGGGTGGCGCCGTGGCGCTGGGCATGTCCACCGGGCCGGACCGGGTGGGCCAGCTGCAGGTCGGCTCGCTGGCCGATCTGGTCTTCGTGGACGTCCCCGCCGACGGCGTCCGGGAGGCCATTGAGAACGTCGTCCGCGATGGCGCCGGACGGGTGGCAGCCACTCTGCTCGGCGGCGAACTGGCCGCATCGACTCCGACCTGGGCTGCCCGGGCCGGCCAACCGGAGGGAAGCGCATGA
- a CDS encoding helix-turn-helix transcriptional regulator: MAADSSPTARALLVLELLQNRPGTTAAELAEALGVTERAARRYIGILREAEIPVESSRGRYGGYALGRGVRLPPLVFSATEALGVVMAVLEGYHDAADTADPVGNALRKIMRALPEAVAAQAELVRRTARRVQSRRIDPPDPGITAELVAASAARRVVRLDYRIEPDRQWSSEVEPWAVLVREGRWYLLCQRLGSGATRTYRLDRIRKVEVREQTFEPPSDLDPVAELERNFASGYSYPVEVVIEAPIDELTELSRTVGELSSIDESHTRLIATTGDPAYYAEILAGISHPFTVVRGPELAAAVVALGERLVRAGRPTPG; encoded by the coding sequence ATGGCTGCCGACTCGAGCCCGACCGCGCGGGCGTTGCTGGTCCTCGAGTTGCTGCAGAACCGGCCGGGCACCACGGCCGCCGAGCTGGCTGAGGCGCTCGGGGTCACCGAGCGCGCGGCCCGCCGCTACATCGGCATCCTGCGCGAGGCCGAGATCCCGGTGGAGTCCAGTCGTGGTCGCTATGGCGGCTACGCGCTGGGCCGGGGCGTCCGGCTGCCACCTCTGGTGTTCTCGGCCACCGAGGCTCTCGGAGTGGTGATGGCCGTGCTGGAGGGCTATCACGATGCGGCCGACACCGCCGATCCGGTCGGCAATGCCCTGCGCAAGATCATGCGCGCCCTGCCCGAGGCGGTCGCCGCCCAGGCTGAGTTGGTCCGTCGGACGGCGCGGCGGGTGCAGAGTCGGCGGATCGATCCGCCCGACCCGGGCATCACCGCGGAGCTGGTGGCGGCCAGCGCGGCCCGCCGGGTCGTCCGGCTGGACTACCGGATCGAACCCGACAGGCAGTGGTCGAGCGAGGTCGAACCCTGGGCGGTGCTGGTCCGTGAGGGTCGCTGGTACCTGCTGTGCCAGCGGCTCGGTTCGGGGGCGACCCGCACCTATCGGCTGGATCGGATCCGCAAGGTCGAGGTGCGCGAGCAGACCTTCGAACCACCTTCGGACCTCGACCCGGTCGCCGAACTGGAGCGCAACTTCGCCTCCGGCTACTCCTACCCGGTGGAGGTGGTGATCGAGGCTCCGATCGACGAACTGACCGAGCTGTCCCGGACCGTCGGGGAGCTCTCCTCGATCGACGAGAGCCACACTCGGTTGATCGCCACCACCGGTGACCCGGCCTACTACGCCGAGATCCTGGCCGGGATCTCGCACCCGTTCACGGTGGTGCGCGGGCCGGAACTTGCCGCGGCCGTGGTGGCGCTGGGGGAGCGGCTGGTCCGCGCCGGCCGTCCGACCCCGGGCTGA
- a CDS encoding methylmalonyl-CoA mutase family protein → MTDTPLLLAGDFATPSAADWEVEVLKVLNRRRPEGTELTVEQAMARLRTTTADGLRIEPLYTESDIPLGHPGVMPFTRGTMTKTSPATGWDVRQLHEDPDAAYTKAQILADLERGATSVWLRLGSDAIAPSDLAAVLDEVDPNLAPISVSSVEDQVAAAKALADYLAAKGAHHAAGSFGLDALGAAARTGAAADLGPQAEWVAKALAEFPGVRALTVDALPYDDAGAGDIDQLAFAIATGVAYLRDLEAAGISPEKAFGQFAFRVSANTDQFTTIARLRALRRLWARVGEVSGVPANARGAVQHAVTSWRMITRDDPWVNLLRGTIATFAAAVGGAEIVTTLPFDTAWGLPNEVSRRLARNTQLVAAEESNIGRVADPAGGSWYVEQLTDQLANKAWATFVEIEAAGGMAAALSSGLVADKIAGVSTERAKRLSTRKLPLTGVSMFPKADEEPVKAKPRPAAPARAGLPAHRDAEVFEALRDRAAAAPSKPEVFLACLGARRDFGGRETFTAALLGVGGIVTPSSEGGTPEEIAAKASAAGAKFVILCSSAKIYADQAVPVARALKAAGVGTVYIAGRKKETGAADVDDVIDGEVFDGMDVVAFLGEAMDRMGVAK, encoded by the coding sequence ATGACCGACACGCCGTTGCTTCTTGCCGGCGACTTCGCCACTCCCTCCGCAGCTGATTGGGAGGTTGAGGTCCTCAAGGTCCTCAACCGGCGTCGTCCAGAAGGCACAGAACTCACCGTTGAGCAGGCGATGGCCCGACTCCGCACCACCACCGCGGACGGGCTTCGCATCGAGCCTCTCTACACCGAATCCGACATCCCGCTGGGACATCCCGGAGTAATGCCGTTCACTCGCGGCACCATGACCAAGACCAGTCCGGCTACCGGCTGGGACGTCCGTCAGCTCCATGAGGATCCCGATGCGGCCTACACCAAGGCTCAGATCCTGGCTGACCTCGAGCGTGGTGCCACCTCCGTGTGGCTGCGCCTCGGCTCGGACGCCATCGCGCCGTCCGACCTGGCCGCCGTGCTCGATGAGGTCGATCCCAACCTGGCGCCGATCTCGGTGAGCAGCGTCGAGGATCAGGTGGCCGCCGCGAAGGCGCTGGCCGACTACCTGGCGGCCAAGGGTGCCCACCATGCCGCCGGCAGCTTCGGGCTGGACGCGCTGGGCGCGGCCGCTCGCACCGGTGCCGCCGCAGACCTCGGCCCGCAGGCCGAGTGGGTGGCCAAGGCCCTGGCCGAGTTCCCGGGCGTCCGGGCGCTGACCGTGGACGCGCTGCCCTACGACGACGCCGGAGCCGGCGACATCGATCAGCTCGCCTTCGCCATCGCCACCGGTGTGGCTTACCTGCGCGACCTGGAAGCCGCCGGGATCTCCCCGGAGAAGGCCTTCGGCCAGTTCGCCTTCCGGGTCAGTGCCAACACCGACCAGTTCACCACCATCGCCCGACTGCGCGCGCTGCGTCGCCTGTGGGCGCGGGTCGGCGAGGTCAGTGGCGTCCCGGCCAATGCCCGCGGTGCAGTTCAGCACGCGGTCACCAGCTGGCGGATGATCACCCGCGACGATCCGTGGGTGAACCTGCTCCGCGGCACCATCGCCACCTTCGCCGCCGCCGTCGGTGGCGCCGAGATCGTCACCACGCTGCCGTTCGACACCGCCTGGGGCCTGCCCAACGAGGTCAGCCGTCGACTGGCTCGCAACACGCAGCTGGTCGCCGCTGAGGAGTCCAACATCGGACGGGTCGCCGACCCGGCCGGCGGCTCCTGGTACGTCGAGCAGCTCACCGATCAGCTGGCCAACAAGGCCTGGGCGACCTTCGTCGAGATCGAGGCTGCCGGTGGCATGGCCGCCGCGCTGTCCTCGGGCCTGGTCGCCGACAAGATCGCCGGCGTCAGCACCGAGCGGGCCAAGCGCCTGTCCACCCGCAAGCTGCCGCTGACCGGCGTCAGCATGTTCCCCAAGGCCGACGAAGAGCCGGTCAAGGCCAAGCCGCGTCCGGCCGCTCCGGCCCGGGCCGGGCTGCCCGCACACCGCGACGCCGAGGTCTTCGAGGCGCTCCGGGATCGGGCCGCTGCTGCTCCCAGCAAGCCGGAAGTCTTCCTGGCCTGCCTGGGTGCTCGTCGCGACTTCGGTGGTCGGGAGACCTTCACTGCAGCCCTGCTCGGCGTCGGTGGCATCGTCACCCCGTCCAGCGAGGGTGGCACGCCTGAGGAGATCGCCGCCAAGGCGTCCGCCGCGGGTGCCAAGTTCGTGATCCTGTGCTCCTCGGCCAAGATCTACGCCGACCAGGCCGTCCCGGTGGCCCGGGCGCTCAAGGCTGCCGGTGTGGGCACTGTCTACATCGCCGGACGCAAGAAGGAGACCGGGGCCGCTGACGTCGACGACGTGATCGACGGCGAGGTCTTCGACGGGATGGATGTGGTCGCCTTCCTTGGCGAGGCCATGGACCGGATGGGAGTTGCCAAATGA
- the scpA gene encoding methylmalonyl-CoA mutase codes for MSTIPNFSGIELGAPVPPADSAEQFQAILEAGTHTEGWQTPEHILVPPLFDESAYEGLDFLKTYPGIPPFLRGPYATMYVNQPWTIRQYAGFSTAEESNAFYRRNLAAGQKGLSIAFDLATHRGYDSDHPRVTGDVGMAGVAVDSILDMRQLFDGIPLDQMSVSMTMNGAVLPVLALYVVAAEEQGVKLEQLQGTIQNDILKEFMVRNTYIYPPTPSMRIIADIFSFTSANMPKFNSISISGYHMQEAGATADIEMAYTLADGVEYIRAGESVGLKVDQFAPRLSFFWAVGMNFFMEVAKFRAARLLWARLVRDFEPKNPKSMSLRTHSQTSGWSLTAQDVFNNVMRTCLEAMAATQGHTQSLHTNALDEAIALPTDFSARIARNTQLFIQQESGTCRTVDPWAGSAYIERLTYDLAKKAWDLIQEVEAAGGMAKAIEAGIPKMRIEEAAARTQARIDSGRQPLIGVNKYTVDNDVLPEVLKVDNASVRDQQIEKLKRLRAERDQAATDAALEKLTWAAANPDPTDADRNLLKLAIDAARAKASVGEISDALEKVFGRYTANIRTISGVYNSESGSTEAVTKARAMVDDFEKAEGRRPRILVAKMGQDGHDRGQKVISTAFADLGFTVDVGPLFQTPEETARQAVESDVHVVGVSSLAAGHLTLVPALRKALDELGRPDMMIVVGGVIPPADFEELYAKGADAIYPPGTVIPDSAIGLLTKLRERLDAV; via the coding sequence ATGAGCACGATCCCCAACTTCAGCGGCATCGAGCTGGGCGCGCCGGTGCCCCCGGCCGACTCGGCCGAGCAGTTCCAGGCGATCCTGGAGGCCGGTACCCACACCGAGGGGTGGCAGACCCCGGAGCACATCCTGGTTCCGCCGCTGTTCGACGAGAGCGCCTATGAGGGACTGGACTTCCTGAAGACCTACCCGGGCATCCCGCCGTTCCTGCGTGGCCCCTACGCCACCATGTACGTCAACCAGCCGTGGACGATCCGGCAGTACGCCGGCTTCTCCACCGCCGAGGAGTCCAACGCCTTCTACCGGCGCAACCTGGCCGCCGGCCAGAAGGGCCTGTCGATCGCCTTCGACCTGGCCACCCACCGTGGCTACGACTCCGATCATCCGCGGGTGACCGGTGACGTCGGTATGGCCGGTGTGGCCGTGGACTCGATCCTCGACATGCGTCAGCTGTTCGACGGCATCCCGCTGGACCAGATGTCGGTGTCGATGACCATGAACGGCGCGGTGCTGCCGGTCCTGGCTCTGTACGTCGTCGCGGCCGAGGAGCAGGGGGTGAAGTTGGAGCAGCTGCAGGGAACGATCCAGAACGACATCCTCAAGGAGTTCATGGTTCGTAACACCTACATCTACCCGCCGACCCCGTCCATGCGGATCATCGCCGACATCTTCTCGTTCACTTCCGCGAACATGCCGAAGTTCAACTCGATCTCGATTTCTGGCTACCACATGCAGGAGGCCGGCGCGACCGCCGACATCGAGATGGCCTACACCCTGGCCGACGGCGTGGAGTACATCCGCGCCGGTGAGTCGGTGGGCCTGAAGGTGGACCAGTTCGCTCCGCGACTGAGCTTCTTCTGGGCTGTGGGGATGAACTTCTTCATGGAGGTCGCCAAGTTCCGTGCGGCCCGCCTCCTGTGGGCCCGCCTGGTGCGGGACTTCGAGCCGAAGAACCCCAAGTCGATGAGCCTGCGCACGCACAGCCAGACCTCTGGCTGGTCGCTGACCGCCCAGGACGTGTTCAACAACGTGATGCGCACCTGCCTGGAGGCCATGGCCGCCACTCAGGGGCACACCCAGTCGCTGCACACCAATGCTCTGGACGAGGCCATCGCCCTGCCGACCGACTTCTCGGCCCGGATCGCCCGTAACACCCAGCTGTTCATTCAGCAGGAGTCGGGCACCTGCCGCACCGTCGATCCGTGGGCCGGCAGCGCCTACATCGAGCGGTTGACCTACGACCTGGCCAAGAAGGCCTGGGACCTGATCCAGGAGGTCGAGGCGGCCGGTGGTATGGCCAAGGCCATCGAGGCGGGCATCCCGAAGATGCGCATCGAGGAGGCCGCGGCCCGTACCCAGGCCCGGATCGACTCGGGTCGTCAGCCGCTGATCGGCGTCAACAAGTACACCGTGGACAACGACGTGTTGCCCGAGGTGCTCAAGGTCGACAACGCCAGCGTCCGCGATCAGCAGATCGAGAAGCTGAAGCGGCTGCGTGCCGAGCGCGACCAGGCGGCCACCGATGCCGCCCTGGAGAAGCTCACCTGGGCCGCGGCGAACCCCGACCCGACCGACGCCGATCGCAACCTGCTGAAGCTGGCCATCGACGCGGCTCGCGCCAAGGCCAGTGTCGGTGAGATCTCCGACGCGCTGGAGAAGGTGTTCGGCCGCTACACGGCCAACATCCGTACCATCTCCGGTGTGTACAACTCCGAGTCCGGCTCCACCGAGGCCGTGACCAAGGCTCGCGCCATGGTCGACGATTTCGAGAAGGCTGAGGGACGTCGTCCCCGGATCCTGGTAGCCAAGATGGGTCAGGACGGACACGACCGTGGCCAGAAGGTGATTTCGACCGCCTTCGCCGACCTCGGCTTCACCGTGGACGTCGGCCCGCTGTTCCAGACTCCTGAGGAGACCGCTCGGCAGGCTGTCGAGTCCGACGTGCACGTGGTCGGAGTCTCCTCGCTGGCTGCCGGTCACCTCACCTTGGTGCCGGCGCTACGCAAGGCGCTGGACGAGCTGGGCCGTCCGGACATGATGATCGTCGTGGGTGGCGTGATTCCTCCGGCCGACTTTGAGGAGTTGTACGCCAAGGGTGCGGATGCGATCTACCCGCCCGGTACGGTGATTCCGGACTCGGCGATCGGCCTGCTCACCAAGCTGCGCGAGCGTCTCGACGCCGTCTGA
- a CDS encoding ABC transporter substrate-binding protein: MTRYLNRVVAVAASAAFALGLAACSTGAATPASPGSPAASESTSASATPTTVDVKTLTVTPGKLTIATGKPAYSPWVEDDKPESGKGFEAAVAYAVAEKLGFAKEDVVWKRTTFDAAIAPGPKAWDFNLQQYSITDKRKKAVDFSSPYYTTTQAVLTYAGSPAESATSIAALKSVVLGVAAGTTSQSALTTLIAPTATPKVFNTNEDLVQALKTKQVQAIVVDLPTALYLSAAVLDNGKIVGQLADNTGGDQYGLVLPKGSKLTAAVTAAVDALSADGTLKGLEKTWLSESIKVPVLS, translated from the coding sequence ATGACTCGGTACCTCAATCGTGTCGTCGCCGTCGCCGCGTCTGCGGCATTCGCGCTCGGCCTTGCGGCCTGTTCGACGGGAGCGGCCACGCCCGCTTCGCCGGGCTCGCCGGCTGCGAGCGAGTCGACCAGCGCCAGCGCCACGCCGACCACCGTCGACGTGAAGACGCTCACCGTCACTCCGGGCAAGCTGACCATCGCCACCGGCAAGCCGGCCTACTCCCCGTGGGTCGAGGACGACAAGCCGGAGAGTGGCAAGGGTTTCGAAGCAGCCGTGGCCTACGCCGTGGCCGAGAAGCTCGGCTTCGCCAAGGAGGACGTGGTCTGGAAGCGGACCACTTTTGACGCCGCGATCGCACCCGGACCGAAGGCCTGGGACTTCAACCTTCAGCAGTACTCGATCACCGACAAGCGCAAGAAGGCCGTCGACTTCTCCAGCCCGTACTACACCACCACCCAGGCGGTGCTCACCTACGCCGGTTCGCCGGCGGAGTCGGCCACCAGCATCGCGGCTCTGAAGAGCGTGGTGCTCGGAGTAGCGGCCGGCACCACCAGCCAGTCCGCGCTGACCACCCTGATCGCACCCACCGCCACGCCGAAGGTGTTCAACACCAACGAGGATCTCGTGCAGGCGTTGAAGACCAAGCAGGTTCAGGCGATCGTGGTCGACCTGCCCACCGCGCTCTACCTGTCGGCCGCCGTGCTCGACAACGGAAAGATCGTGGGCCAGCTGGCCGACAACACCGGTGGCGACCAGTACGGTCTGGTGCTCCCCAAGGGTTCCAAGCTCACTGCTGCAGTGACCGCCGCGGTTGACGCGCTCTCCGCCGACGGCACCTTGAAGGGTCTGGAGAAGACCTGGCTGTCGGAGTCGATCAAGGTTCCTGTGCTGTCCTGA
- a CDS encoding cupin domain-containing protein — protein MSIPQRAAALGMEPHPEGGWFVRTWTSTERIATQGGPRPAATLIHYLLEAGQSSSWHLVSSDEVWLWHGPGSLDLQLGGTGPAPEEGPLQRLGGGPDEVAQVLVPAGTWQRSLTATQEVLVSCLVSPGFDYSDWELFEG, from the coding sequence ATGAGCATTCCGCAGCGGGCGGCAGCCCTGGGTATGGAGCCGCACCCCGAAGGCGGCTGGTTCGTCCGCACCTGGACGTCCACCGAACGGATCGCCACCCAGGGCGGGCCGCGACCGGCCGCCACTCTGATCCACTATCTGCTGGAGGCCGGCCAGTCCTCGTCCTGGCACCTGGTCAGCTCTGACGAGGTCTGGCTGTGGCACGGCCCGGGCAGCCTCGACCTGCAGCTGGGCGGCACCGGTCCGGCGCCCGAAGAAGGTCCGCTGCAGCGACTCGGCGGAGGGCCGGACGAGGTGGCCCAGGTCTTGGTGCCAGCCGGCACCTGGCAGCGCAGCCTCACGGCAACCCAGGAGGTTCTGGTGAGTTGCCTGGTCAGCCCCGGTTTCGACTACTCCGACTGGGAGCTGTTCGAGGGCTGA
- the meaB gene encoding methylmalonyl Co-A mutase-associated GTPase MeaB: MVKRPHLDPELLAQRIRAGERTAIARAITLVESSKPAHHDLAADLLRILRPDTGKAIRVGITGVPGAGKSTFIDSLGRRLIDQGHRIAVLAVDPTSAKTGGSILGDRTRMGELAQSDQAFIRPSPAGSHLGGVARTTRESMLVLEAAGYDVVLVETVGVGQSEVAVAGMVDTFLLITLARAGDQLQGIKRGILEMADVITVNKADGDHESEARVTARELSIAMKLITSDPKATRPPVLTSSSLTGKGLDEVWQAILDHRARLEAAGQLQARRAKQQREWLWALVHGELEDALRVSPAVNAIRAQLEAEVESGELSALEASDAILAAFVRDAEDLLRH, encoded by the coding sequence GTGGTGAAGCGTCCGCATCTGGATCCCGAGCTGTTGGCGCAGCGGATCCGGGCCGGTGAGCGGACGGCGATCGCGCGAGCCATCACCCTTGTCGAGTCCAGCAAGCCGGCTCACCACGACCTGGCCGCCGACCTGCTGCGGATTCTGCGCCCGGACACCGGCAAGGCCATTCGGGTCGGCATCACTGGCGTCCCTGGCGCAGGCAAGTCCACCTTCATCGACTCCCTCGGCCGTCGGCTGATCGACCAGGGTCATCGGATCGCGGTGCTGGCCGTCGATCCGACCTCGGCCAAGACCGGTGGCTCGATCCTGGGCGACCGGACCCGGATGGGGGAGTTGGCCCAATCCGATCAGGCCTTCATCCGGCCCTCACCGGCCGGCAGCCATCTGGGTGGCGTCGCCCGCACCACGCGCGAATCGATGCTGGTGCTGGAGGCGGCCGGCTACGACGTCGTCCTGGTCGAGACCGTCGGCGTCGGCCAGTCCGAGGTCGCCGTGGCCGGCATGGTCGACACCTTCTTGCTGATCACCTTGGCTCGGGCCGGGGATCAGCTGCAGGGGATCAAGCGCGGCATCCTGGAGATGGCCGACGTGATCACCGTGAACAAGGCCGATGGCGACCATGAGTCCGAGGCCCGGGTCACCGCCCGCGAACTGTCCATCGCCATGAAGCTGATCACCTCCGACCCCAAGGCCACCCGTCCGCCGGTGCTGACCTCGAGCTCGCTGACCGGCAAGGGCCTGGACGAGGTGTGGCAGGCGATCCTGGATCACCGTGCGCGCCTGGAGGCCGCCGGACAGCTGCAGGCCCGCCGAGCCAAGCAGCAGCGCGAATGGCTGTGGGCCCTGGTTCACGGCGAACTCGAGGACGCCCTGCGCGTCTCTCCGGCGGTGAACGCGATCCGCGCCCAGCTGGAGGCCGAAGTCGAGTCCGGTGAGCTGTCCGCCCTGGAGGCTTCGGACGCGATCCTGGCCGCCTTCGTCCGCGACGCCGAGGACCTGCTGCGCCACTAG
- a CDS encoding amino acid ABC transporter permease: MSSTQPGGGQDALVLPPTSELELDRRLYRRRQTGRSILISAGSTLVFAVVVWQVLVRSPGWAVTQQTFFDPTLFAQAIPLVAGGMLLNLEILFFSVIGVALLAVILAGMRSLRGPVLFPLRFLAAAYTDLFRGTPFLIVLYLVGFGIPALGFTDQIIPVELLGGVALVLTYSSYVAEVLRAGIEAVHPSQRLAARSLGLSHYGTLRLVVLPQAIRKVTPALMNDFVSMQKDVGLVSILGGIDAVRSAQDLVSLTYNYTPYVVAGLAFVVLSWPFIRLTDWLTARQQAREQIGGLV, translated from the coding sequence ATGTCATCTACTCAGCCTGGTGGGGGGCAGGACGCACTCGTCCTGCCCCCCACCAGCGAACTCGAACTCGACCGGCGGCTGTATCGGCGTCGGCAGACCGGACGATCGATTCTGATCAGCGCGGGGAGCACTCTGGTGTTCGCCGTAGTGGTCTGGCAGGTGCTGGTGCGTTCGCCGGGTTGGGCCGTCACCCAGCAGACCTTCTTCGACCCAACCCTCTTCGCCCAGGCGATTCCGCTGGTGGCCGGGGGCATGCTGCTCAACTTGGAGATCCTCTTCTTCTCCGTCATCGGGGTGGCGCTGCTTGCCGTGATCCTGGCCGGCATGCGGAGCCTGCGGGGACCGGTACTCTTTCCGCTGCGCTTCTTGGCCGCCGCCTACACCGATCTGTTTCGCGGGACGCCCTTTCTGATCGTGCTGTATCTGGTGGGGTTCGGCATTCCGGCGCTGGGCTTCACCGATCAGATCATTCCGGTGGAGTTGCTGGGCGGGGTGGCCCTGGTGCTCACCTACTCGTCCTATGTGGCCGAGGTGTTGCGAGCCGGCATCGAAGCCGTACATCCGTCCCAGCGGTTGGCGGCGCGCTCGCTCGGGTTGAGCCACTATGGGACTCTCCGGCTTGTGGTGTTGCCGCAGGCGATCCGCAAGGTGACGCCAGCGCTGATGAACGACTTCGTTTCCATGCAGAAGGACGTCGGGCTGGTCTCGATCCTGGGCGGGATCGACGCGGTCCGCAGCGCGCAGGATCTGGTCTCGCTCACGTACAACTACACCCCGTATGTGGTGGCCGGTCTGGCTTTCGTCGTCCTGAGTTGGCCGTTCATCCGGCTGACCGACTGGCTCACTGCTCGGCAGCAGGCCCGCGAGCAGATCGGGGGGCTGGTCTGA
- a CDS encoding amino acid ABC transporter ATP-binding protein: MSQPVLEMHGIVKVYGNNPVLRGVDLAVHQHEVVVLIGASGSGKSTLLKTVNLLERIDDGQILLSGTDISDPRVKADAVRARIGVVFQHYNLFPHLSVLDNVTLALRKVHGVGKAEAAERGRTVLARIGLADRADSYPDRLSGGQQQRVAIARAIATDPELLLLDEITSALDPMLVGEVLDLVGELKAAGSTIVMATHEMDFARRVADRVLFLSGGRVIEEGPAAQVLDAPTQPETIEFLRRTMR; encoded by the coding sequence ATGAGCCAACCGGTGCTCGAGATGCACGGCATCGTCAAGGTCTATGGCAACAACCCGGTGCTGCGCGGGGTCGACTTGGCCGTCCATCAGCACGAGGTCGTGGTGTTGATCGGGGCGTCCGGCTCGGGCAAGTCGACGCTGCTGAAGACGGTGAACCTGCTGGAGCGGATCGACGACGGTCAGATCCTCCTGTCCGGCACCGACATCAGCGATCCGCGGGTCAAGGCGGACGCCGTCCGGGCCCGGATCGGCGTGGTCTTCCAGCACTACAACCTGTTCCCGCACTTGTCGGTCCTGGACAACGTGACTCTGGCCCTGCGCAAGGTGCACGGCGTCGGCAAGGCCGAAGCCGCCGAGCGCGGACGAACGGTGCTGGCCCGGATCGGGCTGGCCGACCGTGCCGACTCCTACCCCGACCGGCTCTCCGGCGGCCAGCAGCAGCGGGTCGCCATCGCCCGGGCCATCGCCACCGATCCGGAACTGCTGCTGCTCGATGAGATCACCAGCGCCCTGGACCCGATGCTGGTCGGCGAGGTGCTCGACCTGGTCGGAGAGCTGAAGGCGGCCGGATCGACGATCGTGATGGCCACCCACGAGATGGACTTCGCCCGCCGGGTCGCCGACCGGGTGCTGTTCCTGTCCGGTGGACGGGTGATCGAGGAGGGGCCGGCGGCGCAGGTGCTCGATGCGCCCACCCAGCCCGAGACGATCGAGTTCCTCCGCCGCACGATGCGCTGA
- a CDS encoding DUF3788 family protein, with protein MGQAFRDQSQPPTPEAIAEVLGDTDAAWQEALDAFANAGVDVAWRYYRDGGWLAKATRGKATMAWMSVEPGLARITFYFPARLRETVLASPDLDDTLRERVATTAPTGKSLPVTLRLPDVPTSQVPIVLELKQRLR; from the coding sequence ATGGGCCAAGCGTTCCGCGACCAATCCCAGCCACCGACCCCCGAGGCCATCGCCGAGGTGCTCGGCGACACCGATGCCGCCTGGCAGGAAGCCCTGGACGCCTTCGCCAACGCCGGGGTGGACGTGGCCTGGCGCTACTACCGCGACGGTGGCTGGCTGGCCAAGGCCACCCGCGGCAAGGCCACCATGGCCTGGATGAGCGTAGAGCCGGGCCTGGCTCGGATCACCTTCTACTTCCCGGCGCGACTGCGCGAGACCGTCCTGGCCAGCCCCGACCTGGACGACACCCTGCGCGAACGCGTTGCCACGACGGCCCCGACCGGCAAGTCACTCCCGGTGACCCTGCGCCTACCGGACGTGCCGACAAGCCAGGTTCCGATCGTCCTGGAGCTGAAGCAGCGTCTGCGCTAG